GGACCAGGATGCCCAGCCGCAGCTGCGCCGACGCAGGTGCGGGGCGACGTCCAGCACCGACCGCACCGCCATGGACGCGGGTGAGCCGTCCTTGCATGGACAGTTCCTCGATGTCCCGCTGAATTGTCCGGACGCTCGCTCCCAGGGCGGTCGCTGCCTCGAGGGCGGACACCGAGCCCGTGCGCTCGATCCACTTGACCAGAAGCTCTCTGCGCTGTGACCCGAGAAGCTGCCTCATGCTCCCAGGACGATACGTGAGGACGTGTCGTCTTTTGTCCGAATCGGCGCGCCGCAGTCGGGAGCCGTGGTGACCTGTCTGCGGAGGTGTTCAGCATGAGACTGAAGATCGCGCTGGCGTTCGTGGTACTGCTTGTCGCCTCGGCGCTCACCAGTGCCAACGCGTTGGCAGCAGGGTCCTCGTACTACGTCGACTGCTCAGCGACGAGCGGCGGTAACGGCAGTCAGACCTCGCCGTGGAACTCCCTTGCGACGGTCAACGCGCATGCGTTCACGGCCGGAGACAAGTTGCTCTTCGCCCGGGGTGTGACCTGCGCCGGCCAGCTGAAACCGTCGGGCTCCGGAACCGCCGCCGCGCCGATCACCGTCGACGCCTACGGAGCCGGCAGCGCGCGCCCGATCATCGCGGGCGGTGGAACCGTGTACGCCGCGATCCACCTGTACAACGTCCAGTACTGGGAGATCCGTGGCCTGGAGGTCACCAACCAGGGCGCCACGGTCGCCGAGCGGAACGGGATCCTGGTCGAGCTCGCCGACTTCGGCACCGGCTCGCACTACGTCGTCGGCAACGTCTACGTGCACGACGTCAACGGCGGCGACACCAAGAACAGCAACGGCATCCAGTTCCGGGTCAGCGGGACGACGACACCGACGCATTTCAACGGCGTCACCGTCGAGAACTCCGAGATCTACCACGTCGATCGCGAAGGTCTCACCACTTCGTCCAGCTGGGGCTGCCGCGCGATCTACGCGTGTACGTCCGGGCCGGTGTGGACCGCGAATACCAACATCGTCTTCCGGAACAACCTCATCCACGACATCGGGGGAGACGGCATCGTTCTGCGCATCGGCGCCGACGCGGTCGTCGAGCACAACACGGCGTACGACATCTGGATGCGCTCGGCGGGTAACAACGCCGGTATCTGGACCATCAACAGCGACCGGACCCTGGTGCAGTACAACGAGGTCTACCGGGTGCGCCGGCCGTGCTGCAACGACGGTATGGCGTTCGACTCCGACGGCGGCAACCGGGGCGTGATCTTCCAGTACAACTTCAGCCACGACAACGAGGGCGGGTTCGTCCTGTTCTGCGGCTGTTCCAGCGGCTGGAGCACCTCCGGCACCATCGTGCGGTACAACCTCTCGATCAACGACAAGTCCCGCATCCTGTATGCCGCCGGTGAGAGCGCGGCGCAGATCTACGGGAACACGTTCTACCTTCCCAGCGGATCGACGACGAAGGTGATCGAGGACAACGGCTCCGCGTCCACCAAGGCGACCTGGACGAACAACGTCATCTACAACCTCGGGAGCGGCGGCTACGACCAGGCCGCGAACTACGTGTTCCGCGGAAACCTCTACTACGGCAGCCATCCGTCGTCGGAGCCGGCAGATCCGTACAAGTCGATCGCGAACCCCCTCCTCGTCGCGCCAGGCAGTTCGTCCCCGGACGGGTACAAACTGGGACCCGGATCGCCCGCCCTGCGGACCGGGCTGAACCTGGTCGGATCGAGTCCCAAGGACTACTTCGGCAGCTCTGTCCCGGTCGCCTGCAGGCCGGACGCCGGATTCCACCAGCGCTCGACCTTCGACGACACAGCCTGCGCCGGGACGAACCTGGTCCAGAACGGCGGGTTCGAATCCGGTGCGACGTCCAACTGGAGTGTGACGTCCGGCCGCGCGTTCATCGCCACGGACACCGTGCACAGCGGTGCGAAGAGCCTGAAACTCGGGCCGTCCCAGGCGAGCGCCGAGCAGGTCGTCGCGGTGCAGCCCAACACGACGTACGTACTGTCCGGCTGGGGCCGGATCTCCGCCTACGACACGGAGCTCGTGATCGGCGCGAAGGCCTTCGGTGGTACGTCGGAGGTCCGGGCACCGGCCTTCGTCAACACGACGTGGCGCGGCGGAAGCGCCACCTTCACCACCGGCCCGAGTACGACGACAGCAACGGTCTACTGCTTCACCCGAGCAGGCGCCGGGTTCGGCTACTGCGACGATCTGACCGTCACGCGACAGTCTCCGTAGCCACCTGCACCAGATAGCGTGCGGGTATGACGCACCCCGGGGCTCCGGCCGAGAAGTCGATCCTGCCGAAGATCGCCATCGCGTGTTTCGTCCTCGGTGCGCTCGTGGTCGGGTTCTTCGTGTGGCGGATCGTCGTGACCGCGCCGCGGACGCCGCAGCCGATCGAGAACGGGGGCGTGCACCTGAAGAAGGAAGGGCTGACGATCTACGCGTCGATCCCGGTGCTGACCCCGCCGTGCGAGGTGCAGGACGGAGGAGGCAACGACGTACCGATCAAGCCGCCGACCGGGTCGGAGACGATCACGATCAACGGCGAGAGCTGGTACGTCGTCGCGCGGTCGACGCAGACCGTGCCGCCCGGGGACTACAGCATCTCGTGCACCGACGACGAGACCAGCGCGACCTACGCGGCCGGACCGAAGTCGTCCGTCTTCGCGTTCGTGCTGTCGATCCTCGGCGTGGTCTTCTCGATGCTGATCTTCGGCGGACTCGGCAGCACGCTCCTGGTCGTCGGAGTGGTCAAGAAGCGCAGGCGCAATCGTCCGACGAACACCTTCCCCTCCCAGCCAGGTGCCCCCGGCAACTACCCGCAGCAGAACCACACCTTCCCGGCGCCACCGCCGTACAACCCAGGTCCGAACCCGGACCGCCCGCAGGACAGGTGAAGCGATGGATCTCGACTGGCCCGGATGCCGCAACGTTCGCGACGTGGGCGGCCTGCCGACCGCTGACGGACGCGTCGTGCGCGAGGGCGTGCTGATCCGTGCGGAAAGCCTGCAGTACCTGAACGCGGACGGCGTCGAGGCGGTACGCCGGTCCGGGGTCAGCCGGATCCTGGACCTCCGCGGTGACAGTGAGGTCGCCATCGCGCCGACGCCGTTCACGGGTACGCCGTTGGCGGTGCGGCAATCGCTCGTGGATCCGGCGGACCCGGACCACGGGCAGCCGACGATCATCGCGGCGTGCACGTGGATGCTGGACAAGCGGCCGGAGTTGTTCGCGGCCGCGGTGAAGGCGATCGCGGACGAGCCCGACGGCGCCGTGGTCGTGCACTGCCACGGCGGCAAGGACCGTACCGGCATGGTCGTCGCGCTGGCGCTCAGTGTGGCCGGCGTACCGGAGGACGAGATCGTGGCCGACTACTACCTCACGCAGTCGCGGCTCGCGCAGTGGCTGGAGGAGCAGCTCGCCGAGGAACCCGACGTCGCGAAGCACCCGGAGATGATCGAGTTCCGCGACACCCGGGCCGAGTCGATCGTCGCGATCCTGCGGCATCTGGACGAGAACTACGGCGGCCCGGAGGCATACCTGCGGCACGGTGGTCTGACCGACGAGGACCTGAAGAAGCTGAGAGCCCGCTTAGTCGACTGACCTGCGTCACGGGTGCGTCACGGAGCGCAGTACATTGGCGCAATGCCAACCGCCGCAGACACCGATGCCGCGGCGTTGGCGCGGCGCTACGGACTGTCCAAGAGCTCCGTCCGCCCACCGCTCCGCGCGTACCTGCAAGAGTTGTGGAGCCGTCGCCAGTTCGTCATCAGTTATGCGACCGCACGCACGTACGCGATGTACGCCGGTGCTCGCCTCGGGTCGATCTGGCAGGTGCTGACGCCGCTGCTCAACGCGGCGGTCTACTACCTGGCCTTCGGGGTCCTGCTCGGCACGAAGAACGGGATCGACAACTACGTCGCGTTCCTGCTCAGCGGGATCTTCGTCTTCACCTTCACGCAGCGCTGCATGACCGAAGGCTCGCGATCACTCGCGCTGAACCTGTCGCTGATCCGCACCCTGCACTTCCCGCGCGCGACCCTCCCACTCGCCTACGTGCTGAACGAGCTCAACCAGATGCTGGTGTCGCTCGGCATCCTGTTCGTGGTCGTCGGGTTCACCGACGGACCGGCGTGGCGCTGGCTGCTCGTCGCACCGGCGATGCTGCTGCAGATCATGTTCAACATCGGGATCACGCTGGTCTTCGCGCGGATCGGGACGTTCGTCTCCGACATCACGCAACTGCTGCCGTTCGTCACCCGCACCTGGCTGTACGCGTCCGGGATCTTCTTCTCGCTGCCGGCCAAGCTGACCCAGATCGACGCGCCGGGCTGGGTCGTCCAGGTGCTCGCGTTCAACCCGATCTCGGCGTACATCGACATCATCCGGCGGTCGTTGCTCGAGGAACACGAAGCGAACCAGTTGCCGCACGCCTGGGCGATCGCGATCGTCTGGTCGTTCGTGATGCTGGCAGCGGGTTTCTGGTACTTCTGGCAGGCGGAGGACCGCTATGGCCGTGGCTGATTCCGGGGCAGAACCGACGGTCATCGCGGACCGCCTGGACATCGTCTACAAGGTGATCGCCGGGCAGGGCGGCAAGGGTACGGCGGCGACCGCGCTGCGCCGGATCGTGAAGCGCCAGGACCGGCCGACGATCCGCGAGGTGCACGCGGTCAAGAACGTCAGCTTCACGGCGTACAAGGGCGACGCGATCGGCGTGATCGGGCGCAACGGCTCCGGGAAATCCACGATGCTGCGCGCGATCGCCGGCCTGCTGCCGCCCGCGTCCGGGGCCGTCTACACCGGCGGCCGGCCGTCGCTGCTCGGCGTCAACGCGGCGATGATGAACGACCTCACCGGCGACCGCAACGTCGTCCTCGGCTGCCTCGCGATGGGCATGTCCGCGGCCGAGGTCCAGCGCCGGTACGACGAGA
This Kribbella sp. NBC_00482 DNA region includes the following protein-coding sequences:
- a CDS encoding carbohydrate binding domain-containing protein — protein: MRLKIALAFVVLLVASALTSANALAAGSSYYVDCSATSGGNGSQTSPWNSLATVNAHAFTAGDKLLFARGVTCAGQLKPSGSGTAAAPITVDAYGAGSARPIIAGGGTVYAAIHLYNVQYWEIRGLEVTNQGATVAERNGILVELADFGTGSHYVVGNVYVHDVNGGDTKNSNGIQFRVSGTTTPTHFNGVTVENSEIYHVDREGLTTSSSWGCRAIYACTSGPVWTANTNIVFRNNLIHDIGGDGIVLRIGADAVVEHNTAYDIWMRSAGNNAGIWTINSDRTLVQYNEVYRVRRPCCNDGMAFDSDGGNRGVIFQYNFSHDNEGGFVLFCGCSSGWSTSGTIVRYNLSINDKSRILYAAGESAAQIYGNTFYLPSGSTTKVIEDNGSASTKATWTNNVIYNLGSGGYDQAANYVFRGNLYYGSHPSSEPADPYKSIANPLLVAPGSSSPDGYKLGPGSPALRTGLNLVGSSPKDYFGSSVPVACRPDAGFHQRSTFDDTACAGTNLVQNGGFESGATSNWSVTSGRAFIATDTVHSGAKSLKLGPSQASAEQVVAVQPNTTYVLSGWGRISAYDTELVIGAKAFGGTSEVRAPAFVNTTWRGGSATFTTGPSTTTATVYCFTRAGAGFGYCDDLTVTRQSP
- a CDS encoding tyrosine-protein phosphatase, which translates into the protein MDLDWPGCRNVRDVGGLPTADGRVVREGVLIRAESLQYLNADGVEAVRRSGVSRILDLRGDSEVAIAPTPFTGTPLAVRQSLVDPADPDHGQPTIIAACTWMLDKRPELFAAAVKAIADEPDGAVVVHCHGGKDRTGMVVALALSVAGVPEDEIVADYYLTQSRLAQWLEEQLAEEPDVAKHPEMIEFRDTRAESIVAILRHLDENYGGPEAYLRHGGLTDEDLKKLRARLVD
- a CDS encoding ABC transporter permease, which translates into the protein MPTAADTDAAALARRYGLSKSSVRPPLRAYLQELWSRRQFVISYATARTYAMYAGARLGSIWQVLTPLLNAAVYYLAFGVLLGTKNGIDNYVAFLLSGIFVFTFTQRCMTEGSRSLALNLSLIRTLHFPRATLPLAYVLNELNQMLVSLGILFVVVGFTDGPAWRWLLVAPAMLLQIMFNIGITLVFARIGTFVSDITQLLPFVTRTWLYASGIFFSLPAKLTQIDAPGWVVQVLAFNPISAYIDIIRRSLLEEHEANQLPHAWAIAIVWSFVMLAAGFWYFWQAEDRYGRG
- a CDS encoding ABC transporter ATP-binding protein, whose product is MAVADSGAEPTVIADRLDIVYKVIAGQGGKGTAATALRRIVKRQDRPTIREVHAVKNVSFTAYKGDAIGVIGRNGSGKSTMLRAIAGLLPPASGAVYTGGRPSLLGVNAAMMNDLTGDRNVVLGCLAMGMSAAEVQRRYDEIVDFSGIGDFIDLPMSTYSSGMAARLKFAIASAKTHDILLVDEALATGDAEFRVRSERKIKELRDQAGTVFLVSHSLDVVQETCNRALWLDAGVLKLDGPVDEVVAAYIKSTRS